The following are from one region of the Paracoccus sp. S3-43 genome:
- a CDS encoding carbon-nitrogen hydrolase family protein has protein sequence MRIAAAAYPIDWFDSFADYQAKLTRWVADAAGADLLVFPEYGAMELASLGGRAVAGDLEASLHEVARHWPQVQALHLDLAARHGCHILGASGPVFAGPLPVNRAVLYGPQGIIGHQDKQIMTRFEREEWDVTGAPGLRVFETALGRIGVLICYDSEFPLLGRVLARAGAELLLVPSCTDTVAGFNRVRIGAMARALESQCVVVQAPTVGACDWMPALDVNRGRAAIYGPPDGFWPETGIIAEGPMDQPGWVTADVDLARVADSRRNGAVLPFAHWPESEGAGLTGTETIS, from the coding sequence GTGAGGATCGCCGCCGCCGCCTATCCCATCGACTGGTTCGACAGCTTCGCCGATTACCAGGCCAAGCTGACCCGCTGGGTCGCGGACGCGGCAGGGGCCGACCTGCTGGTGTTCCCCGAATACGGCGCGATGGAGCTTGCCTCCTTGGGCGGGCGCGCGGTGGCGGGCGATCTGGAGGCATCGCTGCACGAGGTCGCGCGGCATTGGCCGCAGGTCCAGGCGCTGCATCTGGATCTGGCGGCCCGCCATGGCTGCCACATCCTCGGCGCCTCGGGTCCGGTCTTTGCAGGCCCGCTCCCGGTCAACCGCGCGGTGCTCTATGGGCCGCAGGGCATCATCGGCCATCAGGACAAGCAGATCATGACCCGGTTCGAGCGCGAGGAGTGGGACGTGACCGGCGCCCCCGGCCTGCGGGTTTTCGAGACCGCGTTGGGCCGGATCGGCGTCCTGATCTGCTATGACAGCGAATTTCCCCTGCTGGGCCGGGTGCTGGCGCGGGCGGGGGCGGAACTGCTGCTGGTGCCAAGCTGCACGGATACGGTTGCCGGCTTCAACCGGGTGCGGATCGGGGCGATGGCCCGCGCGCTGGAAAGCCAATGCGTGGTGGTCCAGGCGCCCACGGTCGGGGCCTGCGACTGGATGCCCGCCCTGGACGTAAACCGGGGGCGGGCGGCGATCTATGGCCCGCCGGACGGGTTCTGGCCGGAAACCGGCATCATCGCCGAAGGTCCGATGGACCAGCCCGGCTGGGTCACGGCCGATGTCGATCTGGCCCGCGTGGCCGACAGCCGCCGCAACGGCGCGGTCCTGCCCTTCGCCCATTGGCCCGAAAGCGAAGGCGCTGGCCTGACGGGCACGGAAACCATTTCTTAA
- the arfB gene encoding alternative ribosome rescue aminoacyl-tRNA hydrolase ArfB yields the protein MLHITDTITIEEWELTEQFTRSQGPGGQNVNKVETAVELRFEAARSPNLSDAVKRRLQRLAGRRWTRDGAVVILSQETRSQARNREIARDRLADLIRRATEAARPRVATKPTWGSQQRRLKAKSSRGEVKALRGRVEEGE from the coding sequence ATGCTGCATATCACAGACACCATCACCATCGAGGAGTGGGAGCTGACCGAACAGTTCACCAGATCCCAGGGACCGGGCGGACAGAATGTCAACAAGGTCGAAACCGCGGTCGAACTGCGGTTCGAAGCCGCGCGTTCGCCCAACCTGTCCGACGCGGTCAAGCGCCGCCTGCAACGGCTTGCGGGGCGGCGCTGGACGCGCGACGGCGCGGTGGTGATCCTGTCGCAGGAAACCCGCAGCCAGGCTCGGAACCGGGAAATCGCCCGCGACCGGCTGGCTGACCTGATCCGGCGCGCGACCGAGGCCGCCCGGCCCAGGGTCGCGACCAAGCCGACCTGGGGCAGCCAGCAGCGCCGCCTGAAGGCCAAGTCCTCACGAGGAGAGGTCAAGGCCCTGCGTGGCAGGGTAGAGGAGGGCGAATGA
- a CDS encoding NUDIX hydrolase, whose protein sequence is MNAIGQLLGLLIGRRPPALQVGAVCRCIRTGDVVLITSRGTGRWVIPKGWPMEGKSLPAAAATEAWEEAGIEGRVQDAELGRYRYDKEQDRGFSVPIEVRVFLLEADRQRADFPEAKQRKRRWFAPADAARLVAERGLREILLALPPIPG, encoded by the coding sequence ATGAACGCGATCGGCCAGTTGCTGGGCCTGCTGATCGGGCGACGGCCGCCTGCCTTGCAGGTTGGCGCGGTCTGCCGCTGCATCCGGACCGGCGATGTCGTCCTGATCACCAGCCGGGGAACCGGGCGCTGGGTGATCCCGAAAGGCTGGCCGATGGAGGGCAAGAGCCTGCCCGCCGCCGCCGCCACCGAGGCCTGGGAGGAAGCGGGGATCGAGGGGCGGGTGCAGGACGCCGAACTGGGCCGCTATCGCTATGACAAGGAACAGGACCGGGGCTTTTCCGTCCCGATCGAGGTTCGCGTCTTCCTGCTGGAGGCCGACCGCCAGCGCGCCGATTTCCCCGAGGCGAAGCAGCGCAAGCGCCGCTGGTTCGCCCCCGCTGACGCCGCGCGCCTGGTGGCGGAACGCGGACTGCGGGAAATCCTGCTTGCATTGCCGCCGATACCCGGCTGA
- a CDS encoding inorganic phosphate transporter, translating to MRPPDRKFDVLDRDLRRITVAESAQFHAVRPVLRLGAGILLGVSLIFLALGITGQQPGLVLIGAGLIVAGWLGLSIGANDIANALGPAVGAGAIALGPGLVLVALAEVAGATLAGHVVTHRLAEGIADISVLAGAGGQIAMLAALIAAAGWITVATGANLPVSTSHSIVGAIAGSGLAAAGSAAVSWGGIAMMALAWILTPLAAAILAGALLALLRIKVAEAPDRSHAARAWLPPLIGAMVGLFTAYVATLVPALSLRLPQALLPGAAAGLAAMLLMRRRVGQILAEAAGDRPGMKRILRMPLLFAAVMMAFAHGAGDAGNVAGPLLVILSPPHRDPLPVPLLLLAVAGTAIALGALLFGRRLVGVIGEGITRLNPARAFCITLATAMIVLFASGWGLPVSSTHVAVGGVFGVGFVREMLDRRADRRRAAMPVEERHRRQLIRRSHVVTITVAWVVTVPITALLGGLCCLAMLWLMGG from the coding sequence ATGAGGCCGCCCGACCGCAAATTCGATGTTCTTGACCGGGATCTGCGGCGGATCACCGTCGCGGAATCCGCCCAGTTCCATGCTGTCCGCCCGGTCCTGCGGCTGGGCGCGGGCATTCTGCTGGGCGTGTCGCTGATCTTCCTGGCGCTGGGTATCACCGGCCAGCAACCCGGCCTGGTCCTGATCGGCGCTGGTCTGATCGTGGCGGGGTGGCTGGGGCTGTCGATCGGCGCGAACGACATCGCCAACGCGCTTGGCCCGGCGGTGGGGGCGGGGGCCATCGCCCTCGGACCGGGGCTTGTGCTTGTGGCGCTGGCGGAAGTCGCGGGCGCAACGCTGGCGGGCCATGTCGTGACGCATCGCTTGGCCGAGGGGATCGCGGACATCAGCGTGCTGGCGGGCGCGGGCGGGCAGATCGCGATGCTGGCCGCCCTGATCGCGGCGGCGGGCTGGATCACGGTTGCGACGGGGGCGAACCTGCCGGTCTCGACCTCGCATTCCATCGTCGGGGCGATTGCCGGGTCCGGGTTGGCGGCGGCCGGGTCGGCGGCGGTGTCCTGGGGCGGCATCGCCATGATGGCGCTGGCCTGGATCCTGACCCCCCTCGCCGCCGCGATCCTCGCCGGGGCGCTGCTGGCGCTGCTGCGGATCAAGGTGGCCGAGGCGCCGGATCGCAGCCACGCCGCCCGCGCCTGGCTGCCGCCGCTCATCGGCGCCATGGTCGGGCTGTTTACGGCCTATGTCGCGACGCTGGTTCCCGCCCTGTCGCTGCGGCTGCCCCAGGCGCTGCTGCCGGGCGCGGCGGCGGGCCTGGCGGCGATGCTGCTGATGCGCCGCCGCGTCGGGCAGATCCTGGCCGAGGCGGCGGGCGACCGGCCGGGCATGAAGCGGATCCTGCGGATGCCGTTGCTGTTCGCGGCCGTGATGATGGCCTTTGCCCATGGCGCGGGCGATGCGGGCAACGTGGCGGGGCCGCTGCTGGTGATCCTGTCGCCGCCGCATCGCGACCCCTTGCCCGTCCCGCTGCTGCTGCTGGCCGTGGCGGGCACCGCCATCGCCCTGGGCGCCCTTCTGTTCGGGCGGCGGCTGGTCGGCGTCATCGGCGAGGGGATCACCCGCCTGAACCCGGCCCGCGCCTTCTGCATCACGCTGGCGACGGCGATGATCGTGCTGTTCGCCTCGGGCTGGGGGCTGCCGGTGTCCTCGACCCATGTCGCCGTGGGCGGGGTCTTCGGCGTGGGCTTCGTGCGAGAGATGCTGGACCGCCGCGCCGACCGTCGGCGCGCGGCCATGCCGGTCGAGGAACGGCACCGCCGCCAGCTGATCCGCCGCAGCCATGTCGTGACGATCACCGTGGCCTGGGTCGTGACGGTGCCGATCACCGCGCTGCTGGGCGGGCTGTGCTGCCTGGCGATGCTGTGGTTGATGGGGGGCTGA
- the pncB gene encoding nicotinate phosphoribosyltransferase, which yields MVDIATRVYNHKWKIDPIVRSLIDTDFYKLLMCQSIFRNRPDTVVRFQLINRTTRIRLADLIDEGELREQLDHVRGLSLARGESTWMRGNTFYGKRQMFRPDFMEFLENLRLPPYQLEKRDGQYELTFEGRWPEVMLWEIPALAILMELRSRAVLTTLGRFELQVLYARAMTRLWEKIEILRTLPNLRIADFGTRRRHSFLWQDWAVQAMIEGLGERFTGTSNCLIAMRRDIEAIGTNAHELPMVYAALADTDEDLRRAPYEVLADWHEEHDGNLRMILPDTYGTKGFLKGAPDWLAGWTGIRIDSGDPAAGAETAIRWWQDRGEDPRRKLVIFSDALDVEKIVELHHQFHGRVKVSFGWGTLLTNDFRGLVAGDGLAPFSLVCKAVSANGRPTVKLSDNPAKATGPADEIARYRRVFGVDNQARMDVVV from the coding sequence ATGGTCGACATCGCCACCCGCGTCTATAACCACAAATGGAAGATCGACCCCATCGTGCGGTCGCTGATCGACACCGACTTCTACAAGCTGCTGATGTGCCAGTCGATCTTTCGCAACCGTCCCGACACGGTGGTCCGGTTCCAGCTGATCAACCGGACCACCCGCATCCGCCTGGCCGACCTGATCGACGAGGGAGAGCTGCGCGAACAGCTGGACCATGTTCGCGGCCTGTCGCTGGCGCGCGGCGAAAGCACCTGGATGCGCGGCAACACCTTCTATGGCAAGCGCCAGATGTTCCGCCCCGATTTCATGGAGTTCCTGGAAAACCTGCGCCTGCCCCCCTATCAGCTGGAAAAGCGCGACGGCCAGTACGAATTGACCTTCGAAGGCCGCTGGCCCGAGGTGATGCTGTGGGAAATTCCCGCGCTTGCCATCCTGATGGAATTGCGGTCGCGCGCCGTCCTGACGACGCTGGGCCGGTTCGAATTGCAGGTTCTCTATGCCCGCGCCATGACCCGGCTGTGGGAAAAGATCGAAATCCTGCGGACCCTGCCCAACCTGCGCATCGCCGATTTCGGCACGAGGCGGCGGCACAGCTTCCTGTGGCAGGACTGGGCCGTCCAGGCCATGATCGAGGGCTTGGGCGAACGCTTCACCGGCACCTCGAACTGCCTGATCGCCATGCGCCGCGACATCGAGGCGATCGGCACCAATGCCCATGAACTGCCGATGGTCTATGCCGCCCTGGCCGACACGGACGAGGATCTGCGCCGCGCCCCCTATGAGGTTCTGGCCGACTGGCACGAGGAACATGACGGCAACCTGCGCATGATCCTGCCCGATACCTATGGGACCAAGGGCTTTCTGAAAGGCGCGCCCGACTGGCTGGCGGGCTGGACCGGGATCCGCATCGACAGCGGCGATCCGGCAGCGGGCGCGGAAACCGCGATCCGCTGGTGGCAGGACCGGGGCGAGGATCCGCGCCGGAAGCTGGTGATCTTTTCCGACGCGCTGGACGTGGAAAAGATCGTCGAGCTGCACCACCAGTTCCATGGCCGGGTCAAGGTCAGCTTCGGCTGGGGCACGCTGCTGACCAACGATTTCCGGGGCCTGGTCGCGGGCGACGGGCTGGCGCCCTTCAGCCTGGTCTGCAAGGCGGTCTCGGCCAACGGCCGCCCGACGGTCAAGCTGTCGGACAATCCCGCCAAGGCCACCGGCCCCGCGGACGAGATCGCCCGCTATCGCCGGGTCTTCGGCGTGGACAACCAGGCGCGGATGGACGTGGTGGTGTAA
- the pncA gene encoding bifunctional nicotinamidase/pyrazinamidase, translating to MQRALIVIDMQVDFCPGGALAVAGGEEIVAPINALMDRFDAVVLTQDWHPADHASFAANHPRAAPFSVTDMPYGPQVLWPSHCVIGMPGADFHPGLNTRRADLVIRKGFRAAIDSYSAFFENDRRTPTGLAGYLRDRGLADLTFAGLAHDFCVAWSAVDAAKLGFTATVIESATRAIDLDGSLDRARADMRAAGVSQE from the coding sequence ATGCAACGGGCATTGATCGTCATCGACATGCAGGTGGATTTCTGCCCCGGCGGTGCGCTGGCCGTGGCGGGCGGGGAGGAGATCGTCGCGCCGATCAATGCGCTGATGGACCGGTTCGACGCGGTGGTGCTGACCCAGGACTGGCATCCCGCCGATCACGCCAGCTTCGCCGCCAACCATCCACGCGCGGCGCCGTTCAGCGTGACGGACATGCCCTATGGGCCGCAGGTGCTGTGGCCAAGCCATTGCGTCATCGGCATGCCGGGCGCGGATTTCCACCCCGGCCTGAACACGCGACGGGCCGACCTGGTGATCCGCAAGGGCTTCCGGGCCGCCATCGACAGCTATTCCGCCTTCTTCGAAAACGACCGCAGGACGCCGACGGGGCTTGCCGGATACCTGCGCGACCGGGGTCTGGCGGATCTGACCTTCGCGGGCCTTGCCCATGACTTCTGCGTCGCCTGGAGCGCCGTCGACGCCGCGAAACTCGGCTTTACCGCCACCGTGATCGAATCCGCCACCCGTGCCATCGACCTGGACGGCAGCCTTGATCGTGCCCGCGCCGACATGCGCGCCGCGGGCGTTTCCCAGGAGTAA
- a CDS encoding rhodanese-related sulfurtransferase: MLIVAALYHFTRFEDPAALKPPLARIACANGVRGTLLLAPEGINGTIAGTRDGIDAVLAHIRALPGCADMDWKESPADRMPFGRMKVRLKREIVTMGQPDVDPRASVGHYVEPADWNALISAPDVAVIDTRNDYEVEIGTFAGAVDPGTRSFRDFPAWWQANAPRFAGKRVAMFCTGGIRCEKSTNWLLSQGVDQVFHLKGGILKYLEQVPEDDSLWQGECFVFDGRVSLSHGLRPGRHGLCHACRRPLAPEDRARPDFEEGVSCHRCIGDYDDAARARFRDRQRQVARGELFARD, translated from the coding sequence ATGCTGATCGTTGCCGCCCTGTATCATTTCACCCGCTTCGAGGATCCCGCCGCGCTGAAGCCGCCGCTGGCCCGGATCGCCTGCGCAAACGGCGTGCGCGGCACGCTGCTGCTGGCGCCCGAGGGGATCAACGGCACCATCGCCGGAACGCGGGACGGCATCGACGCGGTGCTGGCCCATATCCGCGCGCTGCCGGGCTGCGCGGATATGGACTGGAAGGAAAGCCCGGCGGACCGGATGCCCTTCGGCCGGATGAAGGTGCGGCTGAAGCGGGAAATCGTGACGATGGGCCAGCCCGATGTCGATCCCCGCGCCTCGGTCGGCCATTATGTCGAACCCGCCGACTGGAACGCGCTAATCAGCGCCCCGGACGTGGCCGTGATCGACACCCGCAACGATTACGAGGTCGAGATCGGCACATTCGCGGGCGCGGTCGATCCCGGCACCCGGTCGTTCCGCGACTTTCCCGCCTGGTGGCAGGCCAACGCCCCGCGTTTCGCGGGCAAGCGCGTGGCCATGTTCTGCACCGGCGGCATCCGCTGCGAGAAATCGACGAACTGGCTGCTGTCCCAAGGGGTCGATCAGGTGTTCCACCTGAAGGGCGGGATCCTGAAATACCTGGAACAGGTGCCCGAGGATGACAGCCTGTGGCAGGGCGAATGCTTCGTCTTCGACGGCCGCGTCAGCCTGAGCCACGGCTTGCGGCCGGGCCGCCACGGGCTTTGCCACGCCTGCCGCCGCCCGCTGGCGCCCGAGGACCGCGCCCGCCCCGACTTCGAAGAGGGCGTCAGCTGCCACCGCTGCATCGGCGACTATGATGATGCCGCCCGCGCGCGGTTTCGCGACCGCCAGCGGCAGGTCGCACGGGGCGAGCTGTTCGCCCGCGACTGA